A window of candidate division KSB1 bacterium genomic DNA:
GCAATTTATTGGCATGATTTTAAGAAAGCGCCGGTTCAACCCATCAACTTTAGCCATCAAATTCACGCAGGTCAGTTAGGTTTGCAATGCATATTTTGCCACACGACGGTTGAAAAATCGATTCGTGCTTCTGTTCCAACCATGTCAAAATGTATGGAATGTCACAAGGCAGTAGCTAAAGACAAAGAAGAAATAATAAAACTCACACGATATTGGGACAATAAAGAACTCATACCCTGGGAAAAAGTTTATTCTGTTCCGGAGCATGTTTATTTTTCCCATAAACGGCACATTAAAGCAGGTCTTGATTGCTCGAAATGTCATGGACAATTAGCAGCCATGCCAAGAGTTCGTCAAGTCACTTCGATAAGAATGGGATTTTGTATCGATTGCCATAAGGCGAAAGGTGTATCCCGCGATTGCTATATCTGCCATAAATAAGGATGTGATTAGGAGAAATTAATGCAAAGAAGGGATTTCATCAAAACTATAGGCGTTGCTTCCACTGCAACTATTGCGACGTCGTGCGGTCTGAATGATAATTCAAATAAATTGATCCCTTACCTGGTACCCCCTGATGAAGAAATTTTACCGGGAATGGCAATTTATAGAAGTAGTAGCTGTACGGAATGTTCGGCTGGATGTGGTATTTCAGCGAAAATTAGAGAGAAATTAGTCAATAACAAACACATTCGGGTTCCGATAAAATTAGAAGGCATCGATAACCATCCTGTAAACGATGGCGCATTATGCATCCGTGGGCAAGCCTCAATTATGAGGTTATACCATCCGAAACGGATTCAAACACCATTAATCAAAGATGAAAATGGAAACTTTGTTGAATCGACATGGGAAGATGCATTTGCCATAATCTCGAGAGAAATAGACTCTACAGAATTAAGCAACAAAAAAAATGTTTATCTTTCCAGGCGAAGAACCGGATCTCTTACGGAGCTGGTTGACAGCTTTTGCCGGAGAATGGGAATTGAGAAGCTTCCTGAATATGAATTCTATTCACATGCTAATATAAGAGAAGCCAATAAGATTCTCTTTAACCTGGATGAAATTCCATACTATCGTATTGAAGATTCTGATTTTCTAATATGCATTGGCGCAGATCTTTTCGAGACCTTCGTTTCCCCGGTTTCGTTTGCAAAACAATTCTCTCGTGCAAAAAAAACAGGGAATTTTGAATTTTATCAAGTTGAACCACATGTAAGCACAACAGGTTATCGGGCAAACCACCGGCTTACTGTCAAACCTGAAAGTGAAGTTTATTTACTGGCTTACTTACTAAGAAACCTCGGAAATAATAATAAAAACAGAATTGCAACTTCGATTTTAAATGCGCTTCCAAATTTATCCCTTGAAGAAACAGCCGAAAAGACCGGATTGACCGCCGATCAAATCAGTACTCTTACTCAAAAATTAGGCGATGCAAAAAATCCCCTAATAATTGCCGGTGGTGTTTCGACCAGCAGTAAGAACGGCCTGCATGTAGCTCTCATCGCGGGACTTATCCAATGGGCCTCCGGAATGATTGGCGCAAGAGTTGATTTTTCTCGGAGTGAGAATTACTCCGGAGTTGGAACACTGAAAGATATAGAGAATCTTACTTCCAGAATGAGTAAAGATGAAATTGGTGTACTCTTTCTTTCTGATGTAGACCCGATTCAGTCATTACCTGCCGGTATCGCTTTTAAGGAGAATCTAAAGAAAGCGAAATTTAAAGTAGCTTTTGCTCTTTTGCGCAATGACACAGTCAATGAATGCGATGTTGTGCTTCCGTTATCACATTCCTTGGAATCCTGGGGAGATACGGAAACACGAAAAGGAATTACGAATGTGATTCAGCCGGCTATCGAACCGTTGTATAACACGCTTTCAGAAGGTGATATTTTACTGCAATTGATGCTGCGAAAAATTGGGGTTTCGGAAGAACCGACTTTCCGGGAATATGTTTTAAAGAAATGGCGCCGGAAATTTAACCAGGCTGAAATTAAAGAGCTATTAAGTATTGGTTTCATCGAAGAAAACGTAAATACAAAACGAGTTCGACTAAACACAAATGCAGCTATTGCATCTATTAGGCGATCCGATTTATCTGAACCTGTTACCGGATCCGTGTTATTTGTGACGCCTTCTCTCAGAACTTATGATGGCCGCAGTCGTGATCTTCCGTTAATTGAAGAAATACCAGACCCTCTCAGTGCAGTTTCTTATGGACGATGGATTTCCTATCCATATAAAGCTGGCAAATCGATAAATCTAACGGATAGAGATGAAATCCAAATCAGTACTAGTGATTGGCAGTCTAAGCTACCGATTAAGCTCCAACCAGGGCTTAGCGACAATATTTTGATGGTTCAGCGAGACCTCGTAGGAGATGTACCTTTACAAATTACCGAAACGGGGGATTATGTTTGTTATGTTGAGAATATAACCGTTGAGGAAACAGGAGCTACCATTGCGTTCCCAATTCTGTCTGGTCAATCGTTAGATCACGAGATTGCTGCAAAACGCTACAATTTGCATGGTGGAAAAAAAGAACATAGCCCGGATGAGTATAAAGAAGAGAATAAGGGGGACGGTGAAGCGCCCTCAATGTATGAAGCTCATGTCCATAAAAATTATCGCTGGGCCATGGCTATTGATCTGGACCTTTGTACAGGGTGCAACGCTTGTGTTGCTGCGTGCTATATTGAAAATAATATTCCTATTGTTGGCGCTGTTGAACATCTAAAGGGTCGCGAAATGTCCTGGATAAGAATTGAAACAAAATATAGCCAGGATGATGATGCAACCTTTCAACCGATGTTATGCCAGCATTGTGGCAATGCCCCCTGTGAGCCTGTTTGTCCTGTTTATGCCACTTATCATAATGAGGATGGCCTGAACGCCCAGGTTTACAATCGTTGTGTAGGAACAAGATATTGTGCCAATAACTGTACATACAAGGTTCGAAGATTCAATTGGTTCGATCCGGTCTGGGAAGCACCCCTCGATCTGATGTTAAATCCTGATATTTTCAATCGGACCAAGGGAATCAT
This region includes:
- a CDS encoding molybdopterin-dependent oxidoreductase — translated: MQRRDFIKTIGVASTATIATSCGLNDNSNKLIPYLVPPDEEILPGMAIYRSSSCTECSAGCGISAKIREKLVNNKHIRVPIKLEGIDNHPVNDGALCIRGQASIMRLYHPKRIQTPLIKDENGNFVESTWEDAFAIISREIDSTELSNKKNVYLSRRRTGSLTELVDSFCRRMGIEKLPEYEFYSHANIREANKILFNLDEIPYYRIEDSDFLICIGADLFETFVSPVSFAKQFSRAKKTGNFEFYQVEPHVSTTGYRANHRLTVKPESEVYLLAYLLRNLGNNNKNRIATSILNALPNLSLEETAEKTGLTADQISTLTQKLGDAKNPLIIAGGVSTSSKNGLHVALIAGLIQWASGMIGARVDFSRSENYSGVGTLKDIENLTSRMSKDEIGVLFLSDVDPIQSLPAGIAFKENLKKAKFKVAFALLRNDTVNECDVVLPLSHSLESWGDTETRKGITNVIQPAIEPLYNTLSEGDILLQLMLRKIGVSEEPTFREYVLKKWRRKFNQAEIKELLSIGFIEENVNTKRVRLNTNAAIASIRRSDLSEPVTGSVLFVTPSLRTYDGRSRDLPLIEEIPDPLSAVSYGRWISYPYKAGKSINLTDRDEIQISTSDWQSKLPIKLQPGLSDNILMVQRDLVGDVPLQITETGDYVCYVENITVEETGATIAFPILSGQSLDHEIAAKRYNLHGGKKEHSPDEYKEENKGDGEAPSMYEAHVHKNYRWAMAIDLDLCTGCNACVAACYIENNIPIVGAVEHLKGREMSWIRIETKYSQDDDATFQPMLCQHCGNAPCEPVCPVYATYHNEDGLNAQVYNRCVGTRYCANNCTYKVRRFNWFDPVWEAPLDLMLNPDIFNRTKGIMEKCTFCVQRIRTAKDLAKDDDRKVADGEVRTACEQTCPANAIVFGNLLDSESQVAKLAADGRGFVELEDLNTKPAVTYLRKSES
- a CDS encoding cytochrome c3 family protein, whose translation is MKSRIINTAIVLYFGLISLMVLGFAIYWHDFKKAPVQPINFSHQIHAGQLGLQCIFCHTTVEKSIRASVPTMSKCMECHKAVAKDKEEIIKLTRYWDNKELIPWEKVYSVPEHVYFSHKRHIKAGLDCSKCHGQLAAMPRVRQVTSIRMGFCIDCHKAKGVSRDCYICHK